TCCATAAAGACGATGTAACAAAGTTTACCCGAAAATGGTTTGCTTGGGCGAATACATTATTTGGCGAAATGATTGTTCATACGAGTATTCATTATCCGCAAATTTTAAAAGACAAAAACATTTAAAAAACTAAAATATAGCATTAAGAGATTAAGTGTGAATTGAAAATTATATTTAGTTTTCTCTTGATTTCTTAGTGATTCAAATCCAAAATACAAAAGAATGAATAAAGAATATGCCGTTGGATTAGACATTGGAGGTACACATATTACCGCAGCGATTATAGATATTGTAGGTATGAAAGTCATTGATTTTTCGTTGCATAAAGAGTCGTTTGATTCTAATTTGCCAGTAGAAGAAGTAATGACAATTTGGGAAAAAGCGATCAGAACTTCTATCGAAAATTCTAAAGTAGAAACCACAACTGGATTGGCAGTTTGCATGCCTGGGCCATTTGATTATGAAAATGGAGTTTGCTGGATAAAAGGGCAATCAAAATACGAGCATTTTTATGGATTAAATGTTCGGGATTTGTTTCAGAATAAATTGAATCTGTCAAATGATTTTCCGATCCTTTTTGAAAATGATGCGGTTTGTTTTGGTAAAGGCGAAGTTTTTAAAGATGCTGATAATCTTTCTAAAAAAGTAATGGCAATCACACTTGGAACAGGACTTGGCGCTTGTTTTATTGACAAAGGAGAATCTATAAATACAGGTGATTTAGTACCAAAAGACGGAGAAATATATGATCAGCCTTACAGACACGGAATTGCCGAAGATTATGTTTCTGCGCGTGGACTTATTGCTGGTTATTTCGCTTTAAGCGGAAAAAAAATAAGCAACGGATTGGAGCTTTTTAATTTGGCTAAAGCCGAAGATAAAGTAGCAATAAAGGCGTTTGAAAAAATGGGAGAAGATTTAGCTGCGATTGTTATTCCGTGGTTAGAAAAATTCTCGGCAGATAGTTTTATTATTGGAGGAAAAATTGCAAATGCGAGTGAGTTTTTCTTACCGACTTTCAACAAGAAATTAGAAGAATCAGGAAGTAAAGTCAATGTTTCGGTTTCTACAGATAATGAAATTGCAGCATTATTAGGAGCGACAAGTTTGCTTTATACAGCTTAGATTAGTTAAACCATATAAGTTATGTAAGTTCATGTAAAAAACAATTTTACTGTGCTTATATAACTTATATGATTTAATTTTGAGTAGCTATAAACAGCCAGCTTAAATGATCTTACATAACTTATATGGTTTAAAATTTTATTTATTATGACAAATTCAAATCGTAGAAATTTTATAAAAACGGCAGCAATAGCTTCAGTTGCTGTGGCGTTGCAATCTTTTAATTCAAATTCTGAAGAAGAAGAAAAAATCATAGTTTCGAAGAAAGTAAAAAAGCCAATTGTACTTTCGACCTGGCGATTTGGAATTCCTGCAAACGAAGCTGCCTGGGAAGTTCTAAAAAAGAACGGAACGGCTTTGGACGCTGTTGAAGCCGGAGTGAAAATTCCTGAAGCCGATCCAAAAGAAAGAAGCGTAGGTTATGGCGGACGTCCGGATAGAGATGGCCGTGTAACGTTGGACGCTTGCATTATGGATGAAAACGCTAATATAGGATCTGTAGCTTGTTTAGAATATATAAAGCATCCAATATCAGTTGCGAGAGCAGTGATGGAAAAAACGCCTCACGTAATGTTAGTTGGTGACGGAGCATTGCAATTTGCATTATCTCAAGGTTTCAAAAAAGAAAACCTGCTAACAGAAGAATCCGAAAAAGAATGGAAAGAATGGCTAAAAGACAGTAAATACAAACCAATTGCGAATATCGAAAATCACGATACAATTGGAATGATTGCTTTGGATGCCAACGGAAATCTTTCGGGAGCATGCACCACAAGCGGAATGGCTTTTAAGATGCACGGTCGGGTAGGAGATTCTCCAATTATTGGCGCAGGTTTATATGTAGATAATGAAATTGGAGCAGCAACGGCAACAGGTCACGGCGAAGAAGTAATCAGAATTTCCGGCTGTCATTTAGTCGTTGAATTAATGCGACAAGGAAAATCGCCTCAAAAAGCTTGTGAAGAAGCTGTCGCAAGAATTATAAAACTCACCAAGAATAGAAACAAAGAATTAAAGGATATTCAGGTAGGTTTTATTGCCCTGAATAAAGAAGGAGAATATGGTTCGTATTGTGTTCAGAGTGGTTTTAACTATGCAGTTTATGATGATACAGGAAACAAATTAATCGATGCCGATTATTTCCTGAAGTAAGATTTTTTTAGTTGACTCTGTCGATAGAGTTAATTGTTTTTTAAATGCGTAATAGTCTTTGGCTTTACGCATTTTTTAGTTTTAAACGTTGAGATACATGTATAAAAAAACTATATTAGTATCCAAAAAAAGCCAAAGCTTATGAAGACTATTTGTTCAAAATGTGAAGCAGAAAATGATTCAAATTCAAAATATTGCTCCAATTGTGGTTATGAATTGTCGAGAAACGAAAGCGAGAATATAACTCCTGAAATCAAAAAAGAAACTGCTGGTAAGCCAGAAAAGAAATTTAACCTTAAAACATTTTTAGGATTTGTAGTGGGTTTTGTAATTGTATTTTTTGCAACACAAACCTTGTTTAACCCATCGATTGATAAGCAACTTACCGAGACAGCAAACGAAATGAATAAAAGCTGTCCGATGAGAGTTGATGAATATACAACTTTGAAAAACGTTGTTGCTTTACCGGATAAAACGATTCAGTATAATTATATTTTAGGATTAACGAAAGCTGAGGTTAAATTGGATACCGTAAAGAAATATATTTTCCCGGGAGTTTTAGAAAATATAAAAAGCAATCCTCAGATGAAATCGTTCAGAGATAATAAAGTTACTTTGAACTACCATTACACAGATAAGAACGGAGAATTCGTAACAGAATATATCGTAAAACCTGAAATGTATGAATAAGGTATTCTATAATAATTTCAAATGAAAAACTGTGCAAATGTCTCTGACTTTGTGCATTTTTTTATGCTGTAATAAATTGCAGATTCAAAAAACAAATTATAGAAATGATATTAAATAAAAAACGTTTTACATACTTAGAATTAATTCAGTTTTTACTGGTTCCTTTTTTTTCTTCTTTAAAGACTGCTGATTTGAAACTTTACTACATCAATTTTGTATTTGTCTTGATATTTATAGTTCTATTGCTCTACAATACTTATACAATTATTTCAAAACAGAAGATATCAAATTTTACATTTTACGATTTATCAGCTATTCTTTTATTAAATATATGTATTGTGTACAAATTTGTATCGGCTTCTTTAAATATGATTTTTCTTGTAATTCTATTACTTGTTATTGGCTTAAAGATATTTTTAATTTTAAAGAGCTATTTTTTGAAAACTAAAAATTAATTTAAGTAATGTATTAAGCGTTAATGATTAACGAACAAATATGTTGCTGATTCGGGATTGTTAGAAATCGAAAAAGGCGATAATTGAGTTGTAAATGTTTTGGATGCTAAATCTTTTAATCAATATGATTTACATTAAATTTTAGATAAAGTTAAATACTCCATCCCTGCTCTGCAAAGAGTTCCTTATAAAAAGCTGCGCAAATGTCTCTGACTTTGCGCTTTTTTTATTTAATAGAAATTATGGATTTGTGACTTGCAGAAAGCCATGTTTCAAATTTTAAGAATAACAATTTATTCATAGTCTCGATGAGGTAATTATAAGAATAATTTTAGGATAATTTTAAAAAATAAATGAAGTTGATAAGTTTTATTAACTCTAAAGTGGCGTCTTTGCTCATGTTTTTTTAATGGCTTATAAAAAGAATTTCAAAATGAGGAAACCCGTAAAGTTTTGACAGAATCACCATTTAGATTTGCAGGCAAAAAATAGTTTGAAATCTAAAATGCGTATGAAAAAACTTTACCTACTCCTTCCTTTTTTATTGCCATTAATTACTTATTCTCAAGATATTCTTTGGGAAAAATCATATGGAGGACAACATGCTGATTACCTTTTTGACGCACAGCCAACAGCCGACTATGGTTTTATTTTGGCAGGAAGTTCATTATCTAATAAAACAGGAAATAAATCAGACGATAATCATGGAGATCTTGATTATTGGGTGTGGAAAATGACTGAAAAGGGAGAACTTGACTGGCAGAAAAGTTTTGGAGGAAGTGGATTTGATTTACTTCAAAGTATCAAAAACACAAAAGATGGTGGATTTATTCTGGCAGGAACTTCAAGTTCAGGAACAGGTTTTCAAAAAGCAGAAGATTGTAAAGGACTTACTGATTTTTGGGTTATAAAATTAGATGCTTCCGGAGCTGAGCAGTGGCAACGAACAATTGGCGGCAATGGTTCAGATGAATTGTTATGCGCTTTTCAGACCAGAGACGGAGGTTATATTTTAGGAGGATCTTCAAGCCCCAGCCCTGTCTCTATTTTAGATATTAAACCTGATGCAAAGTCCCTGACAACTACCAAAGCAGATTTGTACAGTAAATCAGAAAAAAGTCGAGGCAACATGGATTACTGGGTTGTAAAATTGGACAAACAAGGTGTTATTGAGTGGCAAAAAACTTACGGAGGAGAATATGCAGACTTACTAAGAAGTATGGAGCAAACAACAGACAATGGTTTTATTCTGGCGGGATATTCCACTTCATCACGATCTGGTGATAAAACGGAAAGCAATAAAGGAATTGGAGATGTTTGGGTTTTAAAAATAAATGATGTTGGAGAAATAGAGTGGCAAAATTCTTATGGGGCAGAAGGTGATGACCAGCCTTATGTAATTCATCAGACAAATGATGGCGGATATATTATAGGAGCAAATTCAAACAGTACAAACCCACTTACTTTATTGGGAGGAATAGTTGGAAACGGAACCGATTATTGGGTTTTGAAACTAGATGAAGAAGGAGGAGTTGTATGGAGTAAAACCTATGATTTTGGAAAAGTGGATATTTTGACCTCATTGGTAGAAAACAAAGATCATACGTATTTAATTGGCGGATATGCCCAAAGTGAAAGAAGAGTTCCAAGAGAGGGAATCGTTGGAAAATTAACCAATGTGGCTGTCAAAGAAAAAGACGGAATCAATGATTATATCGCCTTAAAGATTGATGAAAAAGGAGAGGAATTGTGGAATAAAACCGTTGGAAGTGCAGGCGAGGATATTCTTAGAAAATTGATAGAAACCCGCGATGGAGGATATTTGATGGCAGGAACGTCTAATTCAGGCGCTTCAAAAGATAAAAACTCCAATATTGGGGGTAGTGATTTTTGGGTTGTAAAGTTGAAAGACAAAACAAAAATCGAAAAAGTTAAATCAAGTATAGAAGCCATTCCAAATCCGGTATCGACATATACAAATGTTATTATAGGTTACGATTTTACTTCAGGAACAGCCAGTGTTGTGGATATGACAGGTAGAACGCTGCAAAATTTCAGTATCTCGAGTAGAACTGTACCAGTTGATTTAAGTGCTTATGCAGAGGGAATTTACATCATCAATATTAAAACAGATGTAAAAACAGAATCTGTAAAAGTGATCAAAAGAATAACAAGTAAATAAGATATAATAGAATTACAAAAATGTATATAGTAACTATAAAAAATCACGTTAAAATCTTTTGTTGTTTGATGATCATTTTGATCACTTCAACAAAAGCAATAGCACAAAATGACTTTGTTCCTAAAATTGTTCCTCCTTCACCGGAGGCAGCTTCACTGGGAAAGTTTGTCGAAGTACCTGTTTCACATTATACAGGATTACCGAATATATCAGTACCGCTTTACACGATTGAATCGGGAGAAATAAAACTGCCAATTCAGGTTTCTTATCATGCCCGAGGAATTCAGGTAAGTGAAATGGCACCTCAGGTTGGTACTGGTTGGGCTTTAAATGCCGGAGGAGTTATTACCAGACAGCAAAGAGGAGCAGCCGATGAAAGTTATAACGGTTATTTAAAGGAAAATTTTTACGATACCTTTTATACATCGCAGGAAACAAGAGCGAGAGTTATGGCTGGAAGTACAGCCGGTATAGAGTCAGATCGTCTGATGGATATGGAGCCGGATGTGTATTTCTTTAATTTTTTAAATTTTTCTGGTAAATTTATTTTTGATCAAAAGACAAAAAAGCCTGTAATTCAAAAATATAGTGATTTTAAAATTGAACCTAAATTTGAAGATGGTTATTATATTACGGGTTGGGTTATAACGGATAAAGATGGTATAAAATATTATTTTGGTACGTCTAAAGATGGCTTGAGGAAAGCGATAGACAAACCAGAAGGTAGCTCTTCTTCTCAATTTATGGCTGTTGGAGGGCTTCAAAATTCGTCGGTCAATATCACATATAATAATGCGTGGCAGTTAATGGATATTGTTACTCCTAGCAATAAAGTGATTAAGTTTGACTATATAAAAGAGCGACCGGATTATTTTTCGAGAAGTTTTGATGATGGGCAGGGATTTTATCTTACGAGTCATTTTTCCAAAATTTTTATGAATCAATATCATATCAAGACTATTACGTTTGATAAAGGAAAAGTGGTGTTTACCAAATTTGCAACGCAAAGAGAAGATTTACGAAATAGTTATGCTTTACAAAAAGTAGAAGTTTTTGGCAGTGATGGTCTTCTAAAAGTCAAACATTCTTTTAATTATACTTATACTAACAGTGAAGACACTAATTCATTACTTTATTTAAGAAGTAGTGAGCCGCAGGCTAAAAAAAGACTGTTTCTGGAATCAATAGTTAGTGAGGGATCAAAAGCAACAAGCAAAGGCAAGAAATACTCTTTTGTATATGACCCTCAAGTTTTACCCAACAGATTTTCAACAGCACAAGATAACTGGGGATATTATAATGGTAAAAATAATGGGGAGTATTCTTCATTTTTCGAAGGCGATAATAGACAGGTAGATACTATTAAATCTGAGGCAGGAATGCTTAAGAAAATTATTTATCCTACCGGAGGAAGCGCCACTTTTGAGTATGAACATAACACAGTAATTCCGCCACCCTTTTACCAAGAATTGCTTATAAATCCTACTACTCCCACTGAACATAAAGTAGGTAATATATTTAAAGATCCTAGTCTATATGATAGTACTAGGGGCGTATTTGTCTCGAAACCTTTTACAGTCACTTTGGGACAAGAAACTAGTACTGTTAATGCAATATCATTTTCATCTTTTGCGGGTGATACTTCTACGTGTAGTTCTACAATGACCAATTATGGCTGCCCCTTTGAAGTATCGGTTTATAAATTGAACCCAAAAACCAGTGTGGGAAGCTTATTTATTGGTAGAGGATCTATTAATCTAGATTCAGGAGAGTATGTTATAGAGGTTAGACCTAAAACTCCTGAGGGACGCGATCTTACTGATTATGAAAAGGGAGCTTTTTCTGTTTCGTTAAGTTGGGAACAGCCTTCGAGCAATCCAAAAGAAATATTATTTGCAGCAGGTAAAAGAATTAAACGTATTATTTGGGATGATAATTTGGGCGGTGTAACTTCTAAAAGCTATAAATACTTAGATAGTTCAGGAAAATCTTCAGGGAAAACATTCTCAATACCCAATATGTATTATATCATGGGTATGTATAATAATACTCCAATTGTAAATCAGATTGGTGCAACAGCAGGAAGTCCTTTGACTAATTTTCAAGGAAATGCATTGGGCTATTCTGTCGTTACAGAAATTAATGGAGAAGCAGGGAATAATATAGGTAAAACTGAATATAATTTTACAATACCAGAAGATTCAGGTGATTTTTATAAGTTTCCTTATCATTCTCCTACAGATAATGAATGGCTAAGAGGAATGCCTTTAAGCATTAAATATTATTCGAATAATGCGGGGAGTTACTCATTGGTTAAGGAGGTTAAAAACAAATATATTTATGGAGATGAAGCTTTTGGGCCACTTTATTTTACAGAAATGATTGATCCTGATTTGCCTTATTTGTATTTAAATCATAGAAGAAAATTTAGTTTGCCGCTTGCGATTTTTATTAAAGATGAAACTTTAACAGGCAATGCGGCTTATGAAAATCCTAATTCATACAAAATTTTCTATACTACAGGAGGAACAGTTGATTTGTATAGCAGTGTAGAGACAGAGATTTTAAAAAACGCAAAAGAATATAAAAAGACTACGAATTATTTTTATAATTACGATTCGAATTATCAGTTAAAACGTTCACAAACTCAAACTTCGAGTCAGGAAACGTTAGAAACAAAATATTTTTACGCGCCTGATCCTGAAATGGCAAGTGAACCGTTTAGGAGTGACCTGATTGCGAACAATATGATAGGTATACCTCTGGATACACAGACTTTTAACAATAGCGTCAAGTTATCCGAGCAAAAAACGGTTTATGATAATAGTGCTGCCACAAGTAACTTATTATTACCAAGATATATTTATTCAAATAAAGGAACAGATAATATTATCACTACTAAAGATGAAAAAATCGCTTTTGATAAATATGATGATCAAGGAAATGTTTTACAATATACACCTAAAGGTGGAGTGCCAGTATCAATTATTTGGGGATATAACAAAACACAGCCTATTGCTAAAATTGAGAATATTACGTATGACAAGATTGTAAATTATGTTGACAATCTTCAAAATAAATCTAATGGGGATAATGACAATTGCATAGCAACAAGCTGTGCAGAACAGTTATTACGCAAGGACTTGAATGCTCTAAGAACAGCGTTTTCGGGCAATATGATTACTACCTATACTTATGATCCATCAATTGGAGTAACAAGTATTACAGATCCTAAAGAGAAGACTATTTATTATGAGTATGATTCTTTTGGCAGATTAAAATTTGTTAAGGATAATGAATTTAATGTACTTGAAAAATACTGTTACAATTATAAAGGAGAACAAACGGATTGTTCTGATGATAGTGATTCAGCTGGGGTTCTTTATAGAAGTGCAGCTTTAAACGGATCTTTTACCAGAAACGATTGTGGTGTAGGAGCTGTAGGATCTACCATGAGTTTTTCTTTGCCGGCAGAAGCAATTACTTCGTTAATTTCTCAAGCTGATGCCGATGCTCAGGCTCAAATGCAATTTAATAGTGAAGGACAAGCTTACGCTAATACAAATGGTACCTGTACGTTTACAAGTATCGCTAAAAGTGGTTCATTTACAAAAAATAATTGTAGTGGAGGAGCAGTTGGTTCGGCAGTTGTTTATAACGTTCCTGCGGGAAGATATACTTCAACAACTTCTCAAGCTGCTGCAGATGCATTGGCTCAGACAGATGTTAATAATAATGGTCAGGCTTATGCCAATACAAATGGTACTTGTACTTACAGCAGTATTGTAAAGAGTGGTTCATTCACTAAAAATAATTGTGCTTCAGGTGGAGTTGGTTCTGTAGTAGTATATACAGTTCCTGCTGGAAGATATACTTCAACAACCTCACAAGCTGCTGCAGATGCATTAGCTCAAACAGATGTTAACACTAATGGACAAACGAATGCTAATACCAATGGAATCTGTACTTTTAGCAGTATTGCCAGAAGTGGTTCATTTACCAAGAATAATTGTGCTGTAGGCGGAGTCGGTTCTAGTGTAGCCTTTAACCAGGCTGTTGGCGCTCAGACATCAACTGTTTCTCAGGCAGATGCTGACGCAAAAGGACTTACTTTGTTCAATACAAACGGACAAGCCAATGCGAATACAAATGGAGCTTGTACTTTTAGTAATATTGTCAAAAGTGGCTCATTCACTAAGAATAATTGTGCAGTAGGCGGAGCTGGTTCAGTAGTAATATATACAGTTCTTGCTGGTACTTATACTTCAACAACTTCACAAGCTGCTGCAGATGCATTAGCCCAAACAGATGTTAATAATAACGGACAGGCTAATGCTAATACAAACGGGATTTGTACTTTTAGTAATATTGTTAAGAGCGGTACGTTTACCAGAAACAATTGTACAATTTCAGGTACGGTTGGATCTGTTGAAACCTATACGGTTGCGGCGGGAAGTTATACTTCTACAGTTTCGCAAGCTGCAGCAGATGCATTAGCTCAAACCGCAGTAAATAATAATGGACAAAACTATGCCAATTCTAATGGAAAATGTTTGTTTAAAAGTGTTGCAAAAAGTAAAACCCTTACTAGAAATGATTGTACAGGAGGAAGCACAGGTTCAGTAGAAACTTATGCACTTCCAGCTGGAGCATATTCTTCAGAAATATCTCAGGCCGATGCTGATAAAAAAGCACAGGATGTTATAGATGCACTTGCGCAATCATATGTTAATGATATTGGAACTTGTTTATTTTACAGCGTAGTGAAAAGTGGTTCATTTACTAAAAATAATTGTGCTGCAGGCGGAGTTGGTTCAGTAGTTGTTTACACAGTTCCTGCAAAACAATACAGCTCAGCAGTATCTCAGGCAGCAGCAGATGCATTGGCTCAGACAGATGTTAATAATAATGGTCAGGCTTATGCAAATACAAATGGTACTTGTACTTTTAGCAGTATTGTCAAAAGTGGTTCATTTACCAAGAATAATTGTGCTTCAGGCGGAGTTGGTTCTGTAGTCGTATATACAGTTCCTGCTGGAAGATATACTTCAACAACCTCACAAGCTGCTGCAGATGCATTAGCTCAAACAGATTTTAATAATAACGGACAAACTAATGCCAATACAAACGGTACTTGTACCTTTAGCAGTATTGCCAGAAGTAGTTCATTTACCAAGAATAATTGTGCTGCTGGCGGAGTTGGCTCAAGTGTCGCTTTTAGTCAGGCTGTTGGTGCTCAGACATCAATAATTTCTCAGGCAGATGCTGACGCTAAAGGACTTACTTTGTTCAATACAAACGGACAAGCCAATGCGAATACAAATGGAACTTGTACTTTTAGCAATATTGCCAAAAGTGGTTCATTCACTAAGAATAATTGTGTTGTAGGCGGAGCTGGTTCAGTAGTAATATATACAGTTCCTGCTGGTACTTATACTTCAACAACTTCACAAGCTGCTGCAGATGCATTGGCCCAAACTGATGTTAATAATAACGGGCAGGCTAATGCTAATACAAACGGGATATGTACTTTTAGTAATATTGTTAAGAGCGGCAATTTTACCAGAAACAATTGTGCAATAGCAGGTACAGTTGGATCTGTTGAAACTTATATAGTTGCTGCTGGAAGTTATACTTCTACGGTTTCACAAGCAGCGGCAGATAATCTGGCACAAACTGCTGTAAATAATAATGGACAAAACTATGCCAATACTAATGGAAAATGTTTGTTTAAAAGTGTTGCAAAAAGTAAAACCCTTACTAAAAATGATTGTACAGGAGGAAGTACTGGTTCGGTAGAAACTTATGCACTTCCAGCTGGAGCATATTCTTCAGAAATATCTCAGGCCGATGCTGATAAAAAAGCACAGGATGTTATAGATGCACTTGCGCAATCATATGTTAATGATATTGGAACTTGTTTATTTTACAGCGTAGTGAAAAGTGGTTCATTTACTAAAAATAATTGTGCTGCAGGAGGGGTCGGTTCAGTAGTTGTTTATACAGTTCCTGTAAAACAGTACAGTTCAGCAGTATCTCAGGCAGCAGCAGATGCATTAGCTCAGACAGATGTTAATAATAATGGACAAGCTTATGCCAATACAAATGGTACCTGTACTTTTACGAGTGTTGTAAAAAGCGGTTCATTTACCAAGAATAATTGTGCTTCAGGTGGAGTTGGTTCTGTAGTAGTATATACAGTTCCTGCCGGAAGATATGCTTCAACAACCTCACAAGCTGCTGCAGATGCATTAGCTCAAACTGATGTTACCAATAATGGGCAAACCTATGCAAACACAAACGGTACTTGTACTTTTAGTAGTATTGCCAGAAGTAGTTCATTTACCAAGAATAATTGTGCTGCTGGCGGAGTTGGTTCTAGTGTCGCTTTTAGTCAGGCTGTTGGTGCTCAGACATCAATAATTTCTCAGGCAGATGCTGACGCTAAGGGACTTACTTTGTTCAATACAAACGGACAAGCCAATGCGAATACAAACGGTACTTGTACATTTACGAGTGTTGTCAAAAGTGGTTCATTCACTAAGAATAATTGTGCTGCAGGCGGAGCTGGTTCAGCGGTAGTATATACAGTTCCTGCTGGTACTTATACTTCAACAACATCACAAGCTGCTGCAGATGCATTAGCTCAAACTGATGTTAACAATAACGGACAAGCCAATGCGAATACAAATGGGACTTGTACTTTTAGCAGTATTGCCAGAAGCAGTTCATTTACCAAGAATAATTGTGCTGCTGGCGGAGTTCCTTCAAGTGTAGCCTTTAGTCAGATTGTTGGTGCTCAAACATCACTAATTTCTCAAGCAGATGCAGATTCAAAAGGACTTACTTTGTTTAATACAAACGGTCAAGCCAATGCTAATGCTAATGGAACCTGTACTTTTAGCAGTATTGCAAGAAGTGGCAATTTTACCAAAAACAATTGTGCTTCAGGCGGAGTTGGTTCAAGCGTCGCTTTTAGTCAGGTTGTTGGAGCGCAAACGTCAATAATTTCTCAGGCAGATGCGGATTCTAAAGGGCTTACTTTGTTTAATACAAATGGACAAGCCAATGCCAATACAAATGGAACATGTACTTTTAGTAGTGTTGTTAAAAGTGGGGCATTTACTAAGAATAATTGTGCTGCAGGCGGAGTTGGTTCGGCAGTTGTTTATACAGTTCCTGCTGGTACTTATACTTCAACAACTTCACAAGCTGCTGCAGATGCATTAGCCCAAACAGATGTTAGTAATAACGGACAGGCCAATGCTAATACAAACGGGATATGTACTTTTAGCAGTATTGCAAAAAGCGGTACGTTTACGAGAAACAATTGTACCGGAGGTACCGTTGGGTCAGTAGAAAATTATACAGTTGCGGCGGGAAGTTATACTTCTACAGTTTCGCAAGCTGCAGCAGATGCATTAGCCCAAACTGCAGTAAATAATAATGGACAAAGTTATGCTAATAGCGTTGGTAGATGTCTATTTAAAAGTGTTGCTAAAAGTAAAACACTTACTAAAAACGATTGTACAGGAGGAAGTACAGGTTCTATAGAAACTTTCTCTCTTCCGGCTGGAGCATATTCTTCAGAAATATCTCAGGCAGATGCCGACAAAAAAGCACAGGATGTTATTGATGCAACTGCTCAATCTTATGTTAATGATATTGGAACGTGTTTATTTTACAGCGTAGCAAAAAGTGGTTCTTTTACTAAAAATAATTGTTCAGGAGGAACAGCATCAACTGTAGTTTATACAGTTCCTGCCAGACAATACAAATCAGCAGTATCTCAGGCAGCAGCTGATGCTCTGGCGCAAACAGATGTTAATAATAATGGTCAG
This genomic window from Flavobacterium sp. 9 contains:
- a CDS encoding DUF5977 domain-containing protein, which codes for MIILITSTKAIAQNDFVPKIVPPSPEAASLGKFVEVPVSHYTGLPNISVPLYTIESGEIKLPIQVSYHARGIQVSEMAPQVGTGWALNAGGVITRQQRGAADESYNGYLKENFYDTFYTSQETRARVMAGSTAGIESDRLMDMEPDVYFFNFLNFSGKFIFDQKTKKPVIQKYSDFKIEPKFEDGYYITGWVITDKDGIKYYFGTSKDGLRKAIDKPEGSSSSQFMAVGGLQNSSVNITYNNAWQLMDIVTPSNKVIKFDYIKERPDYFSRSFDDGQGFYLTSHFSKIFMNQYHIKTITFDKGKVVFTKFATQREDLRNSYALQKVEVFGSDGLLKVKHSFNYTYTNSEDTNSLLYLRSSEPQAKKRLFLESIVSEGSKATSKGKKYSFVYDPQVLPNRFSTAQDNWGYYNGKNNGEYSSFFEGDNRQVDTIKSEAGMLKKIIYPTGGSATFEYEHNTVIPPPFYQELLINPTTPTEHKVGNIFKDPSLYDSTRGVFVSKPFTVTLGQETSTVNAISFSSFAGDTSTCSSTMTNYGCPFEVSVYKLNPKTSVGSLFIGRGSINLDSGEYVIEVRPKTPEGRDLTDYEKGAFSVSLSWEQPSSNPKEILFAAGKRIKRIIWDDNLGGVTSKSYKYLDSSGKSSGKTFSIPNMYYIMGMYNNTPIVNQIGATAGSPLTNFQGNALGYSVVTEINGEAGNNIGKTEYNFTIPEDSGDFYKFPYHSPTDNEWLRGMPLSIKYYSNNAGSYSLVKEVKNKYIYGDEAFGPLYFTEMIDPDLPYLYLNHRRKFSLPLAIFIKDETLTGNAAYENPNSYKIFYTTGGTVDLYSSVETEILKNAKEYKKTTNYFYNYDSNYQLKRSQTQTSSQETLETKYFYAPDPEMASEPFRSDLIANNMIGIPLDTQTFNNSVKLSEQKTVYDNSAATSNLLLPRYIYSNKGTDNIITTKDEKIAFDKYDDQGNVLQYTPKGGVPVSIIWGYNKTQPIAKIENITYDKIVNYVDNLQNKSNGDNDNCIATSCAEQLLRKDLNALRTAFSGNMITTYTYDPSIGVTSITDPKEKTIYYEYDSFGRLKFVKDNEFNVLEKYCYNYKGEQTDCSDDSDSAGVLYRSAALNGSFTRNDCGVGAVGSTMSFSLPAEAITSLISQADADAQAQMQFNSEGQAYANTNGTCTFTSIAKSGSFTKNNCSGGAVGSAVVYNVPAGRYTSTTSQAAADALAQTDVNNNGQAYANTNGTCTYSSIVKSGSFTKNNCASGGVGSVVVYTVPAGRYTSTTSQAAADALAQTDVNTNGQTNANTNGICTFSSIARSGSFTKNNCAVGGVGSSVAFNQAVGAQTSTVSQADADAKGLTLFNTNGQANANTNGACTFSNIVKSGSFTKNNCAVGGAGSVVIYTVLAGTYTSTTSQAAADALAQTDVNNNGQANANTNGICTFSNIVKSGTFTRNNCTISGTVGSVETYTVAAGSYTSTVSQAAADALAQTAVNNNGQNYANSNGKCLFKSVAKSKTLTRNDCTGGSTGSVETYALPAGAYSSEISQADADKKAQDVIDALAQSYVNDIGTCLFYSVVKSGSFTKNNCAAGGVGSVVVYTVPAKQYSSAVSQAAADALAQTDVNNNGQAYANTNGTCTFSSIVKSGSFTKNNCASGGVGSVVVYTVPAGRYTSTTSQAAADALAQTDFNNNGQTNANTNGTCTFSSIARSSSFTKNNCAAGGVGSSVAFSQAVGAQTSIISQADADAKGLTLFNTNGQANANTNGTCTFSNIAKSGSFTKNNCVVGGAGSVVIYTVPAGTYTSTTSQAAADALAQTDVNNNGQANANTNGICTFSNIVKSGNFTRNNCAIAGTVGSVETYIVAAGSYTSTVSQAAADNLAQTAVNNNGQNYANTNGKCLFKSVAKSKTLTKNDCTGGSTGSVETYALPAGAYSSEISQADADKKAQDVIDALAQSYVNDIGTCLFYSVVKSGSFTKNNCAAGGVGSVVVYTVPVKQYSSAVSQAAADALAQTDVNNNGQAYANTNGTCTFTSVVKSGSFTKNNCASGGVGSVVVYTVPAGRYASTTSQAAADALAQTDVTNNGQTYANTNGTCTFSSIARSSSFTKNNCAAGGVGSSVAFSQAVGAQTSIISQADADAKGLTLFNTNGQANANTNGTCTFTSVVKSGSFTKNNCAAGGAGSAVVYTVPAGTYTSTTSQAAADALAQTDVNNNGQANANTNGTCTFSSIARSSSFTKNNCAAGGVPSSVAFSQIVGAQTSLISQADADSKGLTLFNTNGQANANANGTCTFSSIARSGNFTKNNCASGGVGSSVAFSQVVGAQTSIISQADADSKGLTLFNTNGQANANTNGTCTFSSVVKSGAFTKNNCAAGGVGSAVVYTVPAGTYTSTTSQAAADALAQTDVSNNGQANANTNGICTFSSIAKSGTFTRNNCTGGTVGSVENYTVAAGSYTSTVSQAAADALAQTAVNNNGQSYANSVGRCLFKSVAKSKTLTKNDCTGGSTGSIETFSLPAGAYSSEISQADADKKAQDVIDATAQSYVNDIGTCLFYSVAKSGSFTKNNCSGGTASTVVYTVPARQYKSAVSQAAADALAQTDVNNNGQAYANANGTCTFYNVLKSGTYTRNNCGATAVSSGSVVYTVAAGKYSSVVSQAAADNLAQDELNANGQNTANTQGICTFKNVLMSKVFTKAGCPVGYDGTMVSYSVAAGLFTSTISQADADAKALAELNSKGQANANAKGSCLLRPDEN